The stretch of DNA gatcgagaggagggagatgTTACACTTGCCCGTACACCCCATGTGGATGCTGGAATTGAGCTGAGAATTTGGCAATTGGAGTTGTGTCGCATCCATATCTGCTGTTCGGATGGGCAGGGCCAGGACCGGATTTCGAGCCCAATTCGACAGGCTGTGCTGAACAACTAGGACCAATAGCGAGCTTGACACTCTGTATCGTTTGGAAACAGCCACCTCTCATTTCCTTCAGTAACTCATGTCGACCCATCACCACTGCCGCCAAGCTCCTGTGACACGCTGCAGACACCTGATCCTCTTCTTCCCCATTGCTGGCCCACAACCTCTTCTTTCCCATTGTCGGTGCTCCCTCTTCTTCCCCGTCACAGGTGCCACCTCATCCTCTTTGTCTTTGCCGATTAAGCAGATGGGTGCAGATTCTGTCATCCGAATCTGAGTCTCCTGCATATTATCTGGTGAGCTCAAGATCTGCACCTCCCCTTACCTTGCCGTCTCCATCTCTTGAGGTTACATCTGGAGGAAAAAGTTCTCAATCTCTATTGTGTGCAGGGTGAGTTTACCAGAGTTCGGTCATGTTGGTAGAGTCGCAACTCAAGATGCTAGGGAAGCAATGGCCATGGATGGAATTGGGCGAGGGGAAGATGAGAAGAGGAAGAGTGGCATGAGTTTCTAGGCTTATATATGGATAGCCAGCAAGAAAACAGAAAATGGAACCAGGCTGTGATTTCATTTCCATGATAATATTCCTGAACCACAATAAAATAATATCGAAGTATGGGATGCTCCCATTTTCACATGAATCGAACTGGTACTCTGGTTTCAGTAGACCAATTCAATTTCAATATGCAAACGGACACTTAGGGTTTTCAGCTGCACACACAGAGCCACGGCATGATGAGAAAGAGCTCGACACCATGGCAGTTAAGGGCACATTGCTGCCTTGATCTTGATGACAGCCATTCTCTCTTCCCCTCCTGCACTCGAGTCCCCTTAGCTAGTTGGCCACCTAGGTGAGCTGGGCGCTAGTTAGCCCTCTGCTGCCCGACCAGCACCTCGCACCATTTAGAACTTTGAGCTGATTAGGCGCTGCTCTGTTGCTTAGCGCCTTGGTGAACAAATCATCTATATTATTTGCTGTTTTATTGTTCATGAATACTTGTAATATGGACAGCTGAGGTTATCATTAGATGCCAAGTAATGGTTAATATTTTGTCGATACAATGCTACCATTTTCATATCAAAATTTGGCCAAATCTGACCACAACACATGCAGAAGTATGTAGATTTGGGCCATTGTGCACATGCAAAGTGAGATCAACATCTCTTTTGGCCATCTTCATTTTTTGATATTATTGGTCAAATTTGTTGTGTAAGAATAGTTTTTGATATGGAGGTAATATATCACTGTTTCTTTCCATTTGACGCAGAATGACGATGATGACATTGTTTACATGTACACTGGCTATGCGCACAAGTTGATGATGTGCTTTCTCTCCCATCCGACTTCTAGAGATAAGGTTAGAATAGTTCCTCAATGTATGTTGACACTTGCCACAACATGATTTCTAATTTCTTTGTTACAACCAAATGTGATCATTATTTAGTAACTGTTATACAATGCTTATAACGTGCTAAGAACCTTTAGTCACTCTTGttacagaaaaaggaaaagaaaacaataACATTGTCTTCTTTAACAGATAAAAGAAATCAAGGAAAAAGCAATGAATGCTCTCAGCCCATACTCTCTACCATGGGATCATAGAGAAGATCCTAATATAAGTGGGGAGCAGATTGGTCAGCCTACTAACCAGCCTTTTGTATCCCTACTGGAACTAGTTGGAGAAATCTATCAGGTATTGCTTCATTCATTTATACGTTCTTCCAGTCAAATGTATGGACCTGAAAATGTACATGAGGTAGCGTGATGTCATGGTGTTTAACCTTGTCTTCTTGGTTTTATGATAATTTGTATAATTAGCTATAGTACTTTAGTGTTTCCTAAAGACACAGGAGTCATTAACTATCCTGTGCACCATACGATATGATGTGTGATTTCGGTTTCTTTGCTAAAGCTATGAAACTATTTATGTATGATGTGCATGTTTTTGGGATTTTTTTGCACATATTTGGCATACTATTTAAATCACAGATAATGGTTCTGTCAATATTTCCATCCACTCCAGCAATACTGACTCAAACCACAGTTTGCTTTCCTAGTTAGATGCAACCTTTATTTTTATTGGTTAGGAAACTGTATCTACAAATATGAAGTGTTTGGTGCACCTAGATTCCTAGGCATCCAATTCAATACCTGCTGGTGTATATTGATGTCTGTAATGCTCAAagatctgcaatttgtttttgttgTTGCCAATTGCAGTAATTTGACCTGGATTTAGTGTGGTCAAGCTAGTTGACACACTGCTTGTACTGACTGAATTAATCAATGTTTTCTCGAAGTTGAGTTTAGGTTTAGGCTTCAGCAAACCTCTTCTTGACCAGTTTCATCTAGCAACTGCCACCAGCCATTGCCTTTGTGACAATTGTATGAATGTTTTTGTATCAATTGCTTGACCTTAACATAGAATTCCTGTTTTACATTAAAGAAACTTCACTGCCTTTATTATCTCTTTCTATGTACTTTTTAATTGTTGTCAGTAAAAGGACCTCCAAGTATGCTCACATTTACGTTTAAAAAAAGTGCTCACATGATAATTTTCGTTGCTTTATAAGCTGAGTTTTGATAACTTTGTTTCTGTGATTACTCTATCCTTTTGTGTTCTCATCAGAAAGAGCCTGAGCTAGTGCATGGAAACGAGGAACTGTGGACCTTTGTCGTATATGCAGGCGAAGATCACACCAATACACAAACCCTCGTGGCCTTCCTTGGACTTCTAAGTACTTTGGTATGCAAAATGTTTACTGATCTGTTGAATATTCCATCTTGTGCTCCGACTGAACTATTTGGACTTTCAGGCTTCCAGTGACGTTGGTGCCGCCAAGGTATACGAATTGCTCCAGGGAAAGATTTACCGCTCAGTTGGATGGAACACTTTGTTTGATTGCTTATCTATTTACGAAGAGAAGTTTAAGAAATCCCTACAATCTTCCACAAGCATGTTGCCTGATTTTCCAGAGGGAGATGCACAGGCACTTGTTGCGTATTTAGCTGTCCTTCAGAAGGTTTGCAATTTCGGCTGCTCTTATTCTTGTGCCTTATATCATCTTCCATAGTTGGAAATTTTCAAATTTATATTTTTTCAGTATTAGCTCCCCTGACATGTTATACATGCTGTAATTCTCTAGTTTTGGACAAATGTTGTCAAGCGTATATTTTTCTAGTGAAGTTGAGAAATCATAGTAAGATTATATGTTAGCAAATTCAATCTGTTCTAACCTTTTAACTACTTCCCTTGTTTATGTTATTACCGGCATTCCGAAATAGTAGGATTTTCAACAAGGCTAATAAAACATTTGTCTTAGTTCTAAGTTATCTCACTGATCCCTGCTGCCTATCATGGTCCGAGTTGTTCTTCGCCTGATGTTCCTCTCTGTATATGTTGTATTTAAGCTAGACTGTCTTTTCTATAGGCTTGTTTATTTTTGCCAATGATGTATTAATATTTAAATTCATGCTGCTTTTATTACTTGTGCACATCAGCACATGCATCCGTTTCTCAATTAATCTGTTTCTGTTGTCTCAGTCTGCTTCTTAGATATGTTCTTTCTGAAGCAAGGAGCTATTTGTGGCTTGCctaaaaaagtactccctccgttccaaaatagatgactcaactttgtactaactttagtacaaagttagtaccaagttgggtcatctattttggaacggagggaatatGTTTTTTGGTTACGAAGGAATACTCACTTCCGGTTTTTTTGGAAATTGTCAACATACTGTAGGTGGTGGAAAATGGAAATCCATCTGAAAGAAGAAAATGGTTCCCTGACATTGAACCTTTGTTTAAGCTTCTAAGCTATGAAAATGTGCCCCCGTATTTGAAGGTACATGTTTTTTTATGCCTACATGTGTACCTTTGGCATCTTTTTTTGTTGTTGCTTTTCATAATTTGTGCTAATTCATGTCCAGGGGGCTTTGCGGAATTCAATCACTGCATTTGTCAAAGTTTCACCCCAGTTGAAAGATGCTGTTTGGAGTTATCTTGAACAATATGATCTTCCGGTGGTTACGGTACCACCTGGGCAGCATGCGGCAACACAGGTACCCCCAAAGTTCACTTTGAAATTACTCATGTTTACCTCACATGGGTTATATTTGCTACTCAGCGACTTGAGTTCTAACTTGTTGTAAAGCAATACAAAGTGAAGGAAAATAAATTATTCCTATTCTCTGTCCTGTATGTTAAGAATATAAGATATAATATACTTAAATGGACTGTAGTTCTTGGTAATTACATTTTTGCTTGTTCATATTGCTGTTGTTTAGCATGCTAGTGCATATTTTTGGTTATTTTGAGGCATATTTGCGTCCTTTGACTACCCTTGCTACTTGCAAGTGGGCAATGCAATCACTGTTAGTGGACGTGATCAATTTGTTTCTTCCTCAAAAGCAAGGAATTAAGGAAGTCCTACCTCACTTTGCCAAAAGCAAAGATTACAAGTCGTAAAGTCAAGTGGAGTTCGTGGGGGTACCGGCTTGTGGATTGGTCGAGACTAGCTAAGATTAATCATGACTGATCGTTTACTAGTCGATACTACTATATCCTACAAATACCATACCTAATAACAACAAATACGAAAAATAGGGAGGATGACCGTTAGTTGTTGGGCCAGCCCAGCTAGTCCCATTTCCTCTCCCAATGTCAAGACCCACTGGATGCTACAACTATTAATCTGCACGGTCAACTCAAGCCCCTATCTCTCTGCTCTAACTCCGTGAGAAACTGTGACCAAGCCGCCACTGCTCAGTCCTCACTTCCATAAGATGGATCTCTCACGTCTCAACTCCCTTAGCTCTTTTGCCACCGCCCTCCTCTCTTGCTGCTGCAGTGGGGGGTGCGGCGGGGGCGCAGCAGCAGCTTGACGGCGTGGGTTCCTCCTGGTCCAGTGCCTCCTCAAGTGGGATAACCAGGAATCTCCGATTAACAGCGCCTAATCGATGATTAGTCACCCAGTTGCGCAACCAGGACCGCAAGTCGAGTCGAGCCCAAGTCGAGGCTGCTTCTCTGACCGGTGGATTAATCGATGATTAGTCGTCTAATTTTTTTCTTTTGCCAAAAGTAAAGCTAGGCAACGGAACCACACATGTATCCGTTACCTCCATTTGCTCTTGTTGTGGCCGTGAGCATGCTCACCTCCTTCTGTATGTATGCAGGGGGGATGATGACCTATGTGTTGGAGCTgttaacactgccaccactgctcccttcctttcccccttacATTTCATCTTTCCTCTCTTCTCCAAGCCAAGTCAACAACTTGGAGTTCAACTCGCCGGCTAGCTAACCTAGTCAAGTCACTGAGTCTAGTACGCTGGTCTGATACAGAAAGTGAGGTGGCGCTTTTCTGGTCACTGGCAAGCCCAAATTGGTGAATAGAAGAGGTACACCAAAGGAGAGGAGCTCAGCAAAGTACCAGTTGTGTAGCTGCCAACATGGCAATGAGCCAATGACCAGCCTACGAGTGATTTTGTGTTGAACCAGTATGGGCCCAAGCCCATCAAGCCTTGTCACTTAGGGCCCAAGCCCATGTGGAGGTACTGACCTAGAAGGAGGCATCCAGTCCTCCCGTTCTCAGGAGAGCCGCCACACACACATACGACACAGCCAAAACAAGGTGAGTCTGCGACACAACATGGTATCAGACGCAGGCGAGGTGCTGGGGACGACGGCTACGGTGGCCTAGTCGCCGGCCAGCGGTGGAGTCCGGTGGGGAGGTGGCGGCGCATCTGGGCGGACGTGGCTGTGTGCGAGCGCGCGCGTGCGGCTGCGCGTCACGGCGGCGAGCGCACGGCGGCTGCGCGGGCCAGCGGGAAATCAACGGCGGCTGTGCGCGTGGAGGCGTGCGGCTGTGGCGCAGGACAAGGAGAAGAGCCGGAGGAACAGCGAACGTGGAGAGCAGGAGAGGCGTGCTGCTGTCGTTCGCGCGGAGGGAGAGAGCGAGTCCGCACGGCTCTGCTCGTTGCCATTGTGTCCTGGCTGCTGGGATTGAAGAAGAGGAAGGTGCTGCTTATTGTTGCTGCTGCGCGTGCGGAGTGTGAGCAGAGGGGGAGAAAGAACAGAGGGCCTTGCTGTATGTGTGCAACGGACTGTTGCTGCTGATTCTGCAGAGGACTGTGTGCGGCTGtgcttgctgttgttgttgttgggtgTGTAGAGCCTGTCTCCGAAGATGAGTGAGCCAGCAGGCCTTGCTGAGGCTTTCGAGAAGCTAGCTAAGTTCCTCGAGGAGTCGAAATCTGGGGCCATCGTTCCTCGACAGGAAGTGGCTCAGAAGATCGAACTGTCACCCATGGACATGAAGTTAGAGGGGACTACCAATTATCTGAGCTGGTCCCGGAGGGCGTTGCTGGCTGTGGAACAGAAGGAGCTTGATGGGCACTTGTTGGGTGTTGTTGCTGAACCAGGAGACAAGACTACTGTGGAGGGAAAGAGATGGAAGGTCATAAACTCTGTGCTCATTGGCTGGTTGTTGAACTCGGTAGTGCCCCCCATTGGACGCTCTGTGGAGGGGCTATCCACATCCGCTGCGATATGGACGACTCTGTCCACTTTGTACTCAGGCAAGGGCAATGTCATGCTAATTGCTCAGATTGAGGGGAAGATCAGTCGGCTGCATCAAGGTGACGACATGTCAGTGATGGCATATGTGGCAGAGCTGCAGGCTCTGTGGGCAGAGCAGGATAACTGCGACCCTCTGGAACTCTATGATGCGGCTTGCATCGAGTCAGGGCGCAAGTGGATTGCACGCAGGCGTGTGCTGAAACTGTTGGAGGGTCTTAGAGGTTGCTTTCATGGCAGGAGGGCTTCCCTGTTGCACCAACCTCTTCTGCCCTCTATTGAGGAGGCTATTGCTGCAATGTCTCAAGAGGAGGTGCGGCTATCTCTTGAGCATGTAGACATGAAGGTTGTGCCGGCTTCGACATTTGCAGTCACTGAGCGCATGGAGTGGAGCGATCCCAACAAATGTCATATCTGTGGGGAGATAGGTGGGGAGATAGGTCACTGGAAGTGGGCCTGTCCAACTCGTGGCAGAGGCAGGGGATACAACAGAGGGGGAACTGGCAGAGGCAGGAGTAGAGGCAGAGGTGGATACTCAGGGACCTCAAGGGGTCTGGCTTCTATGGGCAGAGGTGGTTACTCAGGACACTCAGGAGATCAGAGGGCTCACATGGCAGTGGCAGGAGACACTGGGACGTCAAAAGGCAAAGATGCAGACGATGCCAACGATGGAGACTTTGCTCTCTGGGCCTCCACTGATGAAGGTAATCCGGAAAAGGCATCTCTTGCTTCTAATGAGAGTGCTCCAGAGTGGGTTCTTGACTCTGGAGCATCTAAGCATGTTGCTAGTAAATCCTGCATGTTTGAGTCTTACAATAAGCAccctccatctcacacgcgcactaTGCAAACTGCTGATGGCACAAACCAGCCTGTCATGGGGGTTGGCACAGTCAAGTGCACTCCGACCATCTCCCTATCCTCAGTTTTACATGTGCCGGCTTTTCCTGTCAATTTGGTCTCTTTCAGTGCTCTAATTGATCAAATTGACTGTTGTGCGATCCTTGACAAATTCGGGTGCGTGATTCAGGAGCGACAGACGAGTCAGACGGTTGGGACTGGCACCAGGCGTAGGGGGCTCTGGTACATGGACCAGGAGGTGCAGCCGGACTTGGTGTGTGCTGCGACCAtggaggacaaggagaaggaggcgATGATCCATCACTGTAGGATGGGCCATGTATCTTTTGATAAGATGAGTAGAATCTTTCCGGATGTTATGTGTGGGATAGGCAAGGGCAAGTTGACATGTGATGCTTGCGAATATGCCAAACACACACGAGCCTCATATGTGAGTAAGGGGCTTAGGAGCATATCTCCTTTTATGCTTATTCATTCGGATGTATGGAAGAGCCCAGTTGTATCAATGAATGGAATGAAATACTTTGTTACATTCATCGATTGCTATTCTCGTATGACTTGGATTTATTTGATGCGTCACAAAGATGAGGTGTTTAGCTGTTTTCAGAATTTCCATGCCTTGGTGAAGAATCAGTTTCAAGTGCAGGTGCAGGTGATCAGGACTGACAGGGACAGAGTATGTGAACAACACATTTGGGGCTTACTTGTCTGATCACGGTATTCTTCATCAAACTTCATGCCCAGACACCCCTCCTCAGAATGGAGTGGCAGAAAGGAAAAATCGGCATATTCTTGAGGTTGCCCGGTCATTGATGTTTACGATGAATGTGCCCAAATTCTTGTGGAGTGAAGCAGTTATGACAGCCACATACTTGATCAACAGGACACCATCAAGAATACTAAGCATGAAATCTCCGTGTGAGCTAGTATATGGAGAAACTAAGTTTGTTGTTCCCCCAAAGTTGTTTGGCAGTACTTGTTTTGTTCGAGATCACCGTCCTTCTGTTGGAAAACTTGATCCGCGGGCAGTGAAGTGTATTTTTCTGGGCTATTCTTCTAGTCAGCAGGGATATAAATGTTGGtgtccctcagagaaatgcaggttTGTCAGTATGGACGTAACCTTCAGGGAGTCTGAGCCATTCTATGGTGAGCCAACAGATCTAAGTGTGTTGTTTCAAGAGCTTGACCATTTTCACTCTGTGCAAGATGGTCAAGAGGGGGAGAAGGCTGTATCTCACACTCACGCGGCTGTGGGCACTaacattgatgatgatgatgtgcagGTTCAAGTCCAGCCAATTGTGGGTACAATTTCGGTTGGTACTCTCACTGATGGTGATGTGCAGGTACGGGTCCAACCAACCGTGGGTTCCATTCAGATTGGTAATCTCCAGCTCCCTGTTCGAGATCGGTGGCAGAAGATCCCCCTAGTGTACTCTCGGCGAGAGCCACAAGTGCCACAGGTGCATGACTCATCTGACACTCGTCTGGTATATTCTCGGCGGCAGCCACTTGTGCAGGAGGGGGAGCAGTCAGTGCAGGGGGAGCAGCAAGGCAGTGGTGCAAGCTCATCTGACACAGTGGAGCTACCTATTTGGATGATCATGACATTGGAAATTTTGTGTCTTATGAGGCTTTGTCTCCTTCCTATAGAGTGTTTGTTGCCTCTCTTCAAACTGTGTCAATCCCAAAGGATTGGAAGATTGCaaagcaagatccgaagtggcatgaAGCAATGATAGAAGAGTTGGAAGCACTGAGGAAAAATAAGACGTGGGTGCTAACCACATTGCCGGCAGGAAAGAAAGCAGTGAGTTGTAAGTGGATCTATACAGTGAAGCAGAATCCTGAGGGGAAGGTGGAACGGTATAAGGCCAGATTGGTCGCCAGAGGATATAGTCAAACTTATggaattgactatgacgagacgTTTGCTCCAGTGGCAAAGATGAACACAGTAAGGATATTGGTTTCCTGTGCTGCAAACTTTGGGTGGAAATTGCATCAATtagatgtcaagaatgccttcttGCATGGTGAGTTGCAGGAAGAAGTGTACATGGAGATACCATCAGGTTTTGGTACTTCACTGACAACGGGGAAGGTATGCAGGCTGAAGAAATCCTTGTATGGACTGAAGCAATCGCCGAGGGCTTGGTTTGATAGGTTCAGGCGTGCTGTCCGTGCTATGGGGTATGGTCAATG from Triticum dicoccoides isolate Atlit2015 ecotype Zavitan chromosome 6A, WEW_v2.0, whole genome shotgun sequence encodes:
- the LOC119316618 gene encoding uncharacterized protein LOC119316618; its protein translation is MDMKLEGTTNYLSWSRRALLAVEQKELDGHLLGVVAEPGDKTTVEGKRWKVINSVLIGWLLNSVVPPIGRSVEGLSTSAAIWTTLSTLYSGKGNVMLIAQIEGKISRLHQGDDMSVMAYVAELQALWAEQDNCDPLELYDAACIESGRKWIARRRVLKLLEGLRGCFHGRRASLLHQPLLPSIEEAIAAMSQEEVRLSLEHVDMKVVPASTFAVTERMEWSDPNKCHICGEIGGEIGHWKWACPTRGRGRGYNRGGTGRGRSRGRGGYSGTSRGLASMGRGGYSGHSGDQRAHMAVAGDTGTSKGKDADDANDGDFALWASTDEGATDESDGWDWHQA